A part of Ptychodera flava strain L36383 chromosome 11, AS_Pfla_20210202, whole genome shotgun sequence genomic DNA contains:
- the LOC139143636 gene encoding progressive ankylosis protein homolog B-like, whose amino-acid sequence MAGFWSYWSLVKYLAPLAVTFIIQDVAEQALARGLTSAENSTVVLASFGIGYNLLNAALWPIMEIKQVALVLVQNRRDGLVTFGCLAGVYASILLFSLLIGFTKVGYYVVDKLHSVEADIGITTKQFILYMCLYPLLDGTAWLLTGMLLRRKCSATVGSASVADIFTQIGVVAGLLQTSLSFDRPILIPVIALYAGCLMRICILVGGFCKFVSWKDEYSTRRDEIRDRLSTRKVLGLWWPLALVRSTQGISRPITNLFVARSSEDEMAVKELAVLTLVYPVGRVPWGWLNELKTVVPAFLKEPEDSRNQASQVTARNIRIFTVCCLAFAMTLSFVVLWIPTVLTSFLITVLNIQPWLAELCIVPMRIFTFCAIPVTIRAYVTSWLLLYKQTKFLAPSAMLRVAVLILALKVLPFCGVHGASQGIGALLASFCGEVVTAVIGYLYVEHKRKKNGAEEEMIPMENVVDKDIHKTKMLQNEE is encoded by the exons GCCTTAGCCCGTGGCCTAACTTCGGCTGAAAATTCTACAGTTGTTCTCGCTAGTTTCGGGATCGGCTACAATCTGTTAAATGCTGCCCTTTGGCCAATAATGGAGATCAAACAGGTTGCGTTGGTGCTAGTACAGAATAGACGTGACGGCTTAGTGACATTCGGATGCCTTGCGGGTGTATATGCATCAATTCTGCTCTTTTCACTTCTTATAG GTTTCACTAAAGTCGGCTACTATGTCGTGGACAAGTTACACAGTGTTGAGGCAGACATTGGAATAACAACAAAACAGTTTATACTTTATATGTGTTTGTATCCGCTCCTTGACGGAACG GCATGGCTTCTTACCGGTATGTTGTTACGACGCAAGTGTAGTGCTACGGTGGGAAGTGCGTCAGTTGCCGATATTTTTACCCAG ATTGGTGTTGTTGCAGGCTTACTGCAGACAAGCTTAAGTTTTGACAGGCCCATACTCATACCGGTTATCGCACTGTACGCGGGATGTCTCATGAGAATCTGTATACTAGTGGGAGGTTTTTGCAAATTCGTGTCCTGGAAAGATGAGTATTCGACTCGCCGTGATGAAATT AGAGATAGGTTGTCGACTCGTAAGGTGTTAGGGTTGTGGTGGCCGCTGGCTTTGGTACGGTCCACTCAGGGTATTAGTCGACCGATCACCAATCTCTTCGTTGCTAGAAGCTCAGAAGACGAGATGGCCGTCAAG GAATTGGCGGTATTGACTTTGGTCTATCCGGTCGGACGGGTACCATGGGGATGGCTTAACGAATTGAAGACGGTGGTTCCAGCGTTTCTTAAG GAGCCAGAAGATTCGAGAAATCAAGCAAGCCAAGTAACAGCGAGGAACATACGCATCTTCACTGTATGCTGCCTAGCATTTGCAATGACG TTGAGTTTTGTGGTACTTTGGATTCCCacggttttgacatcatttCTGATCACAGTACTCAACATACAACCATGGCTTGCAGAATTATGTATTGTACCAATGAGGATATTCACATTCTGTGCAATTCCAG TGACGATACGAGCATATGTGACGTCATGGCTGTTActctacaaacaaacaaagtttttggcTCCAAGTGCCATGCTCAGAGTGGCCGTTTTGATCTTGGCATTGAAAGTACTGCCATTTTGTGG GGTACACGGTGCCTCACAAGGCATAGGGGCGTTGTTAGCATCTTTCTGTGGTGAAGTTGTCACCGCCGTGATCGGCTACCTGTACGTTGAACATAAAAGA AAAAAGAATGGCGCAGAAGAAGAAATGATTCCCATGGAGAACGTTGTAGACAAAGATATCCACAAGACAAAAATGTTACAGAATGAAGAGTAA